From the genome of Pseudomonas migulae:
TCCTACAGGGGCTTGGTCCAGAACAGCATCCGGCCATGCGCCGGATCGAACATGCCCGCACTAAAGCCGAATTTGGCGTAGGACGACTGGGCCACGGCATTGCCTTCCAGCACTTCCAGGGTGATTTTGCAGCAGCCACGCTGACGGGCGATCTCCTCGACCTTTTGCAACATCTTCTGACTCAGGCCCAACCCGCGAAACGCCTTCATCACCACAACGTCGTGCACGTTGACCAGCGGGCGACAGGCAAACGTCGAAAAGCCTTCAAAACAATTG
Proteins encoded in this window:
- a CDS encoding GNAT family N-acetyltransferase, with the protein product MESAEILVLQASYTNPVHAEALRLVLNHYAEDPMGGGHSLPAEVLEHLPEELAKRPHAFSVLAFVGGEPAGLVNCFEGFSTFACRPLVNVHDVVVMKAFRGLGLSQKMLQKVEEIARQRGCCKITLEVLEGNAVAQSSYAKFGFSAGMFDPAHGRMLFWTKPL